In bacterium, a genomic segment contains:
- the nuoK gene encoding NADH-quinone oxidoreductase subunit NuoK, whose translation MTLDKLLVIAAALFCCGLYTVMTRRNAVAVLMGVELILNATSINFVAFSFFLSRVMGGQIFAVFIIVLAAAEAAVALAIFLRMFSTTGTVEVDAADQMKG comes from the coding sequence TCGACAAGCTCCTCGTCATCGCCGCCGCGCTCTTCTGCTGCGGCCTCTACACCGTGATGACCCGCCGCAACGCCGTGGCGGTGCTGATGGGGGTCGAGCTGATCCTGAACGCCACCAGCATCAACTTCGTCGCGTTCTCTTTCTTCCTCTCCCGGGTGATGGGGGGGCAGATCTTCGCCGTCTTCATCATCGTCCTCGCGGCGGCCGAGGCGGCGGTGGCGCTGGCCATCTTCCTGCGGATGTTCTCTACCACGGGGACCGTGGAAGTGGACGCCGCGGACCAGATGAAGGGGTAA
- the nuoL gene encoding NADH-quinone oxidoreductase subunit L — MIRYAYIIPFLPLLSFFINIAVGKRLPRKGDWLSLATIVTCLAMSIAIFFEVFQAYDPNFRYHVVFPWITVGDRALLNTGILIDNVTAVMLLVVTIVSTLVHLFSIGYMHGDPRYNRFFAYLSIFSFSMLGLVLAESFLFIYIFWELVGLSSYLLIGFWFEKKSASDAGKKAFIVNRVGDFGFLIGILIIYATCGVLGYDQVFLAIGEGKLSGTLLTLAGIGVFCGAIGKSAQFPLHVWLPDAMEGPTPVSALIHAATMVAAGVYLVGRVYPMFTPDAFLFIAYFGLVTLFLTATIALAQNDIKKVLAYSTCSQLGYMIMGLGVGGYTAGLAHLATHAAFKACLFLGSGSVIHAVHSQDIQEMGGLRKKMPITFATFLIATLAISGVPGFSGFYSKDMILGAALEFGMKSANPLHMIFFLGALFTAGLTAFYMFRLVILTFFGAPKDHHKFDHAHESPPSMWVPLVILAGLSFSFWYSGWFGTLIQKPKSVANLAGISAPAPAATAEHAAAMAPAPEGEPVPVKETAPDASHGPAPAAHEGAPAGAAHGADAGHDAHLAHKAHSYAMYSSVAVGTLGIFLAFVVYSFGWINPDRVKNALKPLHTFLQNKWYFDELYEATVINGSKAFSRGLYWFDLHVVDGLVNLSAQLGVFVSFLVGKFDDYVVDGAVNGVASATTGSGSLLRRLQTGKLYHYVFALAGGAVVIFLIKAF, encoded by the coding sequence GTGATCCGATACGCCTACATCATCCCGTTCCTCCCGCTGCTGTCCTTCTTCATCAACATCGCCGTCGGGAAGCGGCTGCCGCGGAAGGGGGACTGGCTCTCCCTGGCGACGATCGTCACGTGCCTCGCCATGTCGATCGCGATCTTTTTCGAGGTCTTCCAGGCGTACGACCCGAACTTCCGGTACCATGTCGTCTTCCCCTGGATCACCGTGGGGGACCGCGCGCTGCTCAACACGGGAATCCTCATCGACAACGTCACCGCGGTCATGCTCCTGGTGGTCACCATCGTGTCGACGCTGGTCCACCTCTTCTCCATCGGGTACATGCACGGCGACCCGAGGTACAACCGCTTCTTCGCCTACCTCTCGATCTTCTCGTTCTCCATGCTGGGGCTGGTCCTCGCCGAAAGCTTCCTGTTCATCTACATCTTCTGGGAACTGGTGGGGCTTTCCTCCTACCTGCTGATCGGCTTCTGGTTCGAGAAGAAATCGGCGTCCGACGCGGGAAAGAAGGCGTTCATCGTCAACCGGGTGGGCGACTTCGGGTTCCTCATCGGGATCCTGATCATCTACGCCACCTGCGGCGTGCTGGGGTACGACCAGGTGTTCCTGGCGATCGGGGAAGGGAAGCTCTCGGGGACGCTGCTGACCCTGGCGGGGATCGGGGTCTTCTGCGGCGCCATCGGCAAATCCGCGCAGTTCCCGCTGCACGTATGGCTCCCCGACGCGATGGAAGGTCCCACGCCGGTGTCCGCGTTGATCCACGCGGCCACCATGGTCGCCGCGGGCGTCTACCTGGTGGGGCGGGTCTACCCGATGTTCACTCCCGACGCGTTCCTGTTCATCGCCTACTTCGGCCTGGTCACCCTGTTCCTCACCGCCACGATCGCCCTGGCCCAGAACGACATCAAGAAGGTGCTGGCGTACTCGACCTGTTCCCAGCTCGGCTACATGATCATGGGGCTCGGCGTCGGGGGCTACACGGCGGGGCTCGCGCACCTGGCCACCCACGCGGCGTTCAAGGCGTGCCTCTTCCTCGGCTCGGGCTCCGTGATCCACGCCGTCCACAGCCAGGACATCCAGGAGATGGGCGGCCTGCGGAAGAAGATGCCGATCACATTCGCCACCTTCCTCATCGCCACCCTGGCGATCTCGGGGGTCCCCGGCTTCTCCGGGTTCTACTCCAAGGACATGATCCTCGGAGCGGCGCTTGAATTCGGCATGAAGAGCGCGAACCCGTTGCACATGATCTTTTTCCTGGGCGCCCTGTTCACCGCCGGGCTGACCGCCTTCTACATGTTCCGCCTGGTGATCCTCACCTTCTTCGGCGCGCCGAAGGACCACCACAAGTTCGACCACGCCCATGAGTCGCCCCCGAGCATGTGGGTCCCCCTCGTGATCCTGGCGGGGCTCTCCTTCTCCTTCTGGTACTCCGGGTGGTTCGGGACGCTGATCCAGAAGCCGAAGTCGGTCGCCAACCTGGCGGGGATCTCGGCTCCGGCGCCGGCCGCCACGGCGGAGCACGCCGCGGCCATGGCCCCCGCGCCGGAGGGCGAACCGGTTCCCGTGAAGGAAACGGCTCCGGACGCGTCCCATGGACCTGCGCCCGCGGCGCACGAGGGAGCGCCCGCCGGTGCCGCGCACGGGGCGGACGCCGGGCACGACGCTCACCTCGCGCACAAGGCGCACTCGTACGCCATGTACTCCTCGGTGGCGGTGGGGACCCTCGGCATCTTCCTCGCCTTCGTGGTGTACTCCTTCGGGTGGATCAATCCGGACCGCGTCAAGAATGCGTTGAAACCGCTGCACACCTTCCTGCAGAACAAGTGGTACTTCGACGAACTGTACGAGGCGACGGTAATCAACGGCTCCAAGGCTTTCTCCAGGGGTCTGTACTGGTTCGACCTGCACGTGGTGGACGGCCTGGTGAATCTCTCCGCGCAGCTCGGGGTCTTCGTCTCGTTCCTCGTCGGGAAGTTCGACGATTACGTCGTCGACGGGGCCGTCAACGGCGTGGCGAGCGCGACGACCGGCAGCGGATCGCTCCTGCGCCGGCTCCAGACCGGCAAGCTGTACCACTACGTGTTCGCGCTGGCAGGCGGCGCGGTCGTCATTTTCCTGATCAAGGCGTTCTGA
- a CDS encoding NADH-quinone oxidoreductase subunit M, protein MLSFMTFLPLLGAGVILCMPKGKDETIKWIAALASFLPLLLSVRLWFTYDRTVAGVNVASQFQFVEHYSWIPSINVEYFVGADGISMPMLLLTALLSFLAVIGSWGIDKKIRGYMALFLLLETGMMGTFIALDFFLFYVFWEVMLLPMYFLIGVWGGPRKEYAAIKFFLYTLAGSILMLIVLLALYFNTTNPETGAHTFNLLHYMAQGTHNAWLKGFDVRVLLFLGLFIGFAIKVPLFPFHTWLPDAHVEAPTAISVILAGVLLKMGTYGLMRISFPVFPDVTVYFAFPMAILGVINIIYGALCAMAQSDLKKLVAYSSVSHMGFVLLGMAALTPLGMVGASMQMFSHGLITAMLFFLVGVVYDRAHHRQIDGFGGLGVVVPVYTAFIGFAFFASLGLPGMSGFIAEQLVFLGSFGVFRTLVIIGAVGIIFVAAFHLWALQRVFLGPLNPKYATLEEINGREIFCLAPLAVLVMIVGVWPMPVINLMNASLVRLVDLVKAVI, encoded by the coding sequence ATACTCTCGTTCATGACGTTCCTGCCGCTCCTCGGGGCGGGGGTGATCCTCTGCATGCCGAAGGGGAAGGACGAGACGATCAAGTGGATCGCCGCCCTCGCCTCGTTCCTCCCGCTGCTGCTGTCGGTGCGCCTCTGGTTCACCTACGACCGGACCGTGGCGGGCGTCAACGTGGCCAGCCAGTTCCAGTTCGTGGAGCACTACTCCTGGATTCCTTCGATCAACGTGGAGTATTTCGTGGGGGCGGACGGCATCTCGATGCCCATGCTCCTCCTGACGGCCCTCCTGTCGTTCCTGGCGGTCATCGGTTCCTGGGGGATCGACAAGAAGATCCGGGGGTACATGGCCCTGTTCCTTCTCCTCGAGACCGGGATGATGGGAACCTTCATCGCCCTCGACTTCTTCCTCTTCTACGTCTTCTGGGAAGTGATGCTGCTGCCGATGTACTTCCTCATCGGCGTCTGGGGCGGACCGCGGAAGGAGTACGCGGCGATCAAGTTCTTCCTGTACACCCTGGCCGGCTCGATCCTGATGCTGATCGTGCTGCTGGCCCTCTACTTCAACACGACGAATCCCGAGACGGGGGCGCACACCTTCAACCTGCTCCACTACATGGCCCAGGGGACCCACAACGCGTGGCTGAAGGGGTTCGACGTCCGCGTCCTCCTGTTCCTCGGCCTGTTCATCGGCTTCGCCATCAAGGTGCCGCTCTTCCCGTTCCACACGTGGCTCCCCGACGCCCACGTCGAGGCGCCCACCGCCATCTCCGTCATCCTGGCGGGCGTCCTGCTGAAGATGGGGACGTACGGCCTGATGCGGATCTCCTTCCCGGTCTTCCCCGACGTGACGGTGTATTTCGCCTTCCCGATGGCGATCCTCGGTGTGATCAACATCATCTATGGCGCCCTGTGCGCGATGGCGCAGTCCGACCTGAAGAAGCTGGTCGCGTACTCCTCCGTCAGCCACATGGGCTTCGTCCTCCTCGGCATGGCGGCGCTGACGCCGCTGGGGATGGTCGGCGCGTCGATGCAGATGTTCTCGCACGGCCTGATCACCGCCATGCTCTTCTTCCTGGTCGGCGTGGTCTACGACCGGGCGCACCACCGCCAGATCGACGGCTTCGGCGGCCTGGGCGTCGTGGTTCCCGTCTACACCGCCTTCATCGGCTTCGCGTTCTTCGCCTCCCTGGGGCTGCCCGGGATGTCGGGCTTCATCGCCGAGCAGCTGGTCTTCCTCGGCTCCTTCGGGGTGTTCCGGACGCTGGTGATCATCGGCGCCGTGGGGATCATCTTCGTCGCGGCGTTCCACCTCTGGGCGCTGCAGCGGGTCTTCCTGGGGCCGCTGAACCCGAAGTACGCGACCCTCGAGGAGATCAACGGGCGGGAGATCTTCTGCCTTGCGCCCCTGGCGGTCCTGGTCATGATCGTCGGTGTCTGGCCGATGCCGGTGATCAATCTCATGAACGCTTCCCTGGTGCGGCTGGTCGACCTCGTGAAGGCGGTGATCTAG
- a CDS encoding NADH-quinone oxidoreductase subunit N, translating to MFLGNLASLRYFLPEFAVTATILLLVVLHVVTKSPKSTASGFLSLLGVGTAIFLAGVAPAGAGRSIFEGMVAHDGFAVFFKVLTALATLVVIFMSMDSRDLAGRSQAEYYIFLLSTLLGMFLLSSATDIVMLYLALELVSIPSYLLAGYLKGQERSTEAAMKYVVYGATASGVMIYGFSILFGLTGSTQIAEIGRSVAAGKATLPMLLAAVMVAVGFGYKIAAVPFHMWSPDVYEGAPTPATAFFSIGPKAAGFAVLVRFYYTVFAAADPGTGLWRLTSAVDWPFLFAALSALTMTVGNLVAVKQDNVKRLLAYSSIAHAGYMLMGFVLLSSAGIEAILFYLVVYLFMNLGAFYVVVLVSNATRGEEISDFTGLGSRAPFAAVALSIFLFALTGIPPFSGFIGKVYLFAEVIHRGVYWLAVVAALNSVVSLYYYARIVRAMFLQEPKDASAIPVPAVSGAMLALLAAPTLILGVYWEPVARIAADSVRMLPF from the coding sequence GTGTTCCTGGGAAACCTGGCCAGCCTGCGGTACTTCCTGCCGGAGTTCGCCGTCACGGCGACGATCCTTCTGCTGGTCGTGCTTCACGTGGTCACGAAGAGCCCCAAGTCCACCGCGTCCGGGTTCCTGTCGCTCCTCGGGGTGGGGACGGCGATCTTCCTCGCGGGGGTCGCGCCGGCGGGGGCCGGCCGGTCGATCTTCGAGGGGATGGTCGCCCACGACGGGTTCGCGGTCTTCTTCAAGGTCCTGACGGCCCTGGCCACCCTCGTGGTGATCTTCATGTCGATGGACAGCAGGGACCTGGCCGGCCGGAGCCAGGCGGAGTACTACATCTTCCTCCTCTCCACCCTGCTCGGGATGTTCCTGCTTTCCTCGGCGACCGACATCGTGATGTTGTACCTTGCGTTGGAACTGGTCTCCATCCCCTCGTACCTGCTGGCGGGGTACCTCAAGGGGCAGGAGCGTTCCACCGAGGCCGCGATGAAGTACGTGGTGTACGGGGCCACGGCGTCGGGCGTGATGATCTACGGCTTCTCGATCCTGTTCGGGCTGACCGGTTCCACCCAGATCGCGGAGATCGGGCGGAGCGTGGCGGCCGGGAAGGCGACGCTGCCCATGCTGCTGGCCGCCGTGATGGTGGCCGTCGGGTTCGGGTACAAGATCGCCGCGGTGCCGTTCCACATGTGGAGCCCCGACGTGTACGAGGGGGCGCCCACGCCGGCGACCGCCTTCTTCTCCATCGGGCCGAAGGCGGCGGGGTTCGCCGTCCTCGTCCGCTTCTACTACACGGTGTTCGCCGCCGCGGACCCCGGCACGGGCCTTTGGCGCCTGACCTCCGCGGTGGACTGGCCGTTCCTGTTCGCCGCGCTGTCGGCGCTGACGATGACCGTCGGGAACCTGGTCGCGGTCAAGCAGGACAACGTGAAGCGGCTTCTGGCCTACTCCTCGATCGCCCACGCCGGATACATGCTCATGGGGTTCGTGCTCCTGTCTTCCGCGGGAATCGAGGCGATCCTGTTCTACCTCGTGGTCTACCTCTTCATGAATTTGGGCGCCTTCTACGTCGTCGTCCTGGTGAGCAACGCCACCCGCGGGGAGGAGATCTCCGACTTCACGGGACTGGGCAGCCGCGCCCCTTTCGCGGCGGTCGCGCTCTCCATCTTCCTCTTCGCCCTGACCGGGATCCCGCCGTTCTCCGGCTTCATCGGAAAGGTCTATCTGTTCGCGGAGGTCATCCACCGTGGGGTATACTGGCTCGCGGTCGTCGCGGCGCTGAACAGCGTGGTGTCGCTCTATTACTACGCGCGGATCGTCCGGGCGATGTTCCTCCAGGAGCCGAAGGACGCCTCGGCGATCCCCGTTCCCGCGGTCTCCGGGGCGATGCTCGCCCTGCTCGCGGCGCCGACGCTGATCCTCGGCGTGTATTGGGAGCCGGTGGCGCGGATCGCCGCCGATTCCGTCCGGATGTTACCATTCTGA
- the ndhC gene encoding NADH-quinone oxidoreductase subunit A, with protein sequence MAGFLTTVDFSNPYFPVFILLVIALAMAVGFVLLSQALGPKRYDRIKYGVYECGVDPLTPAAVRVSVKFYLLAILFILFDLEVTFLYPWAVLFRSLGLFGFIEMAVFVGILLVGLVYAWKKGALEWQ encoded by the coding sequence ATGGCCGGCTTTCTCACAACCGTGGACTTCTCGAACCCGTACTTCCCGGTTTTCATCCTCCTGGTCATCGCGCTGGCGATGGCGGTGGGGTTCGTCCTCCTCTCCCAGGCGCTGGGCCCGAAGCGGTACGACCGGATCAAGTACGGCGTCTACGAGTGCGGCGTCGACCCGCTCACCCCGGCCGCCGTGCGCGTCTCCGTGAAGTTCTACCTCCTGGCGATCCTGTTCATCCTCTTCGACCTCGAGGTGACCTTCCTCTACCCGTGGGCGGTCCTGTTCCGCTCGCTCGGGCTGTTCGGCTTCATCGAGATGGCCGTCTTCGTGGGAATCCTGCTGGTCGGACTGGTCTACGCATGGAAAAAGGGAGCGCTCGAATGGCAGTGA
- the nuoB gene encoding NADH-quinone oxidoreductase subunit NuoB: MAVRHKKDGTPGYALTTLESLIAWGRKYSLYPFTFATACCGIEVMGAFGTHYDLSRFGAEVVRFSPRQADVLLVAGTINYKMAPVLKRIYDQMLEPKWVISMGACACSGGFYNNYTVLQGIDKILPVDVYIPGCPPNPEGIIDAVVRIQRIIETGAPRAAERWPIK; the protein is encoded by the coding sequence ATGGCAGTGAGGCACAAGAAGGACGGGACCCCCGGCTACGCGCTCACGACCCTCGAGTCGCTGATCGCCTGGGGGAGGAAATATTCCCTCTACCCGTTCACCTTCGCCACCGCGTGCTGCGGCATCGAGGTGATGGGGGCGTTCGGGACCCACTACGACCTGTCGCGCTTCGGCGCCGAGGTCGTCCGGTTCTCGCCGCGCCAGGCGGACGTCCTGCTGGTCGCGGGGACGATCAACTACAAGATGGCCCCCGTGCTGAAGCGGATCTACGACCAGATGCTCGAGCCGAAGTGGGTGATCTCGATGGGGGCGTGCGCCTGCTCCGGCGGCTTCTACAACAACTACACGGTCCTCCAGGGGATCGACAAGATCCTCCCGGTCGACGTCTACATCCCCGGGTGCCCGCCGAACCCCGAGGGGATCATCGACGCCGTCGTGCGGATCCAGAGGATCATCGAGACCGGCGCACCCCGCGCGGCGGAGCGGTGGCCGATCAAATGA
- a CDS encoding NADH-quinone oxidoreductase subunit C: MSNVLDRLRERFPADVVSTHSDFGDDTALVRRERIVEILSFLRDDPELLFDFAMDLTGVDYLGEEPRFEVVYHLYSLEKKRRVRIKVRLHEEDPVIDTAVSVWPGIDWYEREAWDMYGIVFRGHPNLKRILLYEAFEGHPLRKDYPKAKRQPTIGPEE; this comes from the coding sequence GTGAGCAACGTCCTCGACAGGTTGCGGGAGCGGTTCCCGGCCGACGTGGTGTCCACCCACTCGGACTTCGGGGACGACACGGCCCTGGTGCGGCGGGAACGGATCGTCGAGATCCTCTCGTTCCTCCGGGACGACCCGGAGCTGCTCTTCGACTTCGCGATGGACCTGACCGGGGTCGACTATCTCGGGGAGGAGCCCCGGTTCGAAGTGGTCTACCACCTCTACTCGCTGGAGAAGAAGCGCCGCGTCCGGATCAAGGTGCGCCTCCACGAGGAGGACCCGGTGATCGACACGGCCGTATCGGTGTGGCCCGGGATCGACTGGTACGAACGGGAGGCGTGGGACATGTACGGCATCGTCTTCCGCGGCCACCCGAACCTGAAAAGGATCCTGTTGTACGAGGCGTTCGAGGGGCACCCGCTGCGCAAGGATTACCCGAAGGCGAAGCGCCAGCCCACGATCGGGCCGGAGGAGTAG